A genomic region of Thiohalospira halophila DSM 15071 contains the following coding sequences:
- a CDS encoding Rpn family recombination-promoting nuclease/putative transposase: MDHDHGYKHLFSHPELVADLLTGFVNEPWVEELDLASLERVSGHYVSDDLREREDDLVWRVRWGEGWCYVYLLLEFQSTVDRFMAVRLLTYLGLLYQDLLKAGELAPDGRLPPVLPLVLYNGERRWTAPVEMAELITPVPGGLEAYRPDFRYLLLDEGAFREAELPERNLAAAVFRLEHSRKPEDLQTVVHRLVEWLQTPAQRSLRRAFCVWLGRVILPGRFGDTEFPPTNDLREMESMLSERVKEWQEQWKQQGLQKGLEEGREQGLEQGLEQGLEQGLEQGLEQGRTQGEAALLLRQLERKFGKEAMESWRPRVEGADAETLLRWSERILTATEPAEIFDDGQD, translated from the coding sequence ATGGACCACGACCACGGCTACAAACACCTGTTCAGCCACCCGGAGCTGGTGGCCGACCTGCTCACCGGCTTCGTGAACGAGCCCTGGGTGGAGGAGCTCGACCTCGCCAGCCTGGAACGAGTAAGCGGCCACTACGTCAGCGACGACCTCCGGGAGCGGGAGGATGACCTGGTCTGGCGCGTCCGCTGGGGCGAGGGCTGGTGCTACGTCTACCTCCTCCTGGAATTCCAGTCCACGGTGGACCGCTTCATGGCGGTGCGCCTGCTCACCTACCTGGGCCTGCTCTATCAGGACCTCCTCAAGGCCGGAGAGCTCGCCCCCGACGGCCGGCTGCCTCCCGTCCTGCCCCTGGTCCTCTATAATGGAGAGCGGCGCTGGACCGCCCCGGTGGAAATGGCCGAACTCATCACCCCGGTACCGGGCGGACTCGAGGCCTATCGCCCCGATTTCCGCTACCTGCTGCTGGACGAGGGCGCCTTCCGGGAGGCCGAACTCCCGGAGCGCAACCTGGCCGCCGCCGTCTTCCGGCTGGAGCACAGCCGCAAACCGGAAGATCTCCAAACCGTGGTCCATCGGCTGGTAGAGTGGTTGCAAACGCCCGCGCAGCGGTCCCTGCGCCGGGCCTTCTGCGTCTGGCTGGGACGGGTCATCCTCCCCGGCCGCTTCGGTGACACGGAGTTCCCCCCGACCAACGACCTGCGGGAGATGGAAAGCATGCTGTCCGAGCGCGTAAAGGAATGGCAGGAGCAGTGGAAACAGCAGGGGCTGCAAAAGGGCCTGGAAGAGGGCCGGGAGCAGGGCCTGGAACAAGGCCTGGAACAAGGCCTGGAGCAGGGCCTGGAGCAGGGCCTGGAGCAGGGCCGCACCCAGGGCGAGGCGGCCCTGTTGCTGCGCCAGCTGGAACGGAAGTTCGGCAAGGAGGCCATGGAGAGCTGGCGCCCCCGAGTAGAGGGCGCCGATGCCGAGACCCTGCTGCGCTGGTCCGAGCGGATCCTAACCGCGACGGAACCGGCCGAGATCTTCGACGACGGCCAGGACTAG